CAGGTGGAGAAATGATAATAGTAGTGGCATCTGATGTACATTTGGGATATGAGAAATGCAATAAAGCTGATTTCCTGGAATTTCTGGATAGGTGTGATTCAGCAAGTATAGATCATTTGTTTCTATTGGGTGATATTCTGGACTTCTGGAGACGAAATAACGCCAGAGCAGTTTTAGAGAATAATGAAATCATTGAAAAGATCGCTGAACTGAACGTCAGGAATATACATTACATTGTGGGAAATCGTTCGATCAAATTGAGGTGAGGTGAGTATGAAGGAAGATAAAGCAATTCA
This portion of the Methanosarcinales archaeon genome encodes:
- a CDS encoding metallophosphoesterase; this translates as MIIVVASDVHLGYEKCNKADFLEFLDRCDSASIDHLFLLGDILDFWRRNNARAVLENNEIIEKIAELNVRNIHYIVGNRSIKLR